A stretch of the Uranotaenia lowii strain MFRU-FL chromosome 3, ASM2978415v1, whole genome shotgun sequence genome encodes the following:
- the LOC129757048 gene encoding uncharacterized protein LOC129757048, with translation MAIRRFISRRGPASEYFSDNGTNLRGASKEIVQQVREIDNVCADEFTTAITSWHFIPPGTPHMGGAWERMVRSVKQVMTALDDGRRLNDEILLTTLAETEDMINSRPLTLVSTDPVVGALCPNVFLRGSDPNEPHEVIKPTNPAEALRDAYKRSQQLADDLWKRWIKEYVPTVNQRSKWFSEADPLKKGDLVYVVDGNRRKAWVRGIIEQPIISGDGRVRQALVRTSGGVFRRGTTNLAVLEIDGSTEGVQNVGPESAAHHATFKISGNSDPVAPESGSGPGLRVGDC, from the coding sequence ATGGCGATCCGTCGTTTCATTAGCCGCCGAGGTCCCGCCTCGGAATACTTCTCGGACAACGGGACGAACTTGCGAGGAGCGAGTAAGGAGATAGTCCAACAAGTACGGGAAATTGATAATGTTTGCGCCGACGAATTTACGACTGCTATCACGAGTTGGCACTTCATCCCACCAGGAACACCCCACATGGGAGGGGCGTGGGAGAGGATGGTGCGCTCGGTGAAGCAGGTCATGACAGCCTTAGACGACGGACGTCGACTGAACGATGAAATTCTCCTAACTACGCTAGCTGAAACTGAGGACATGATCAACAGCCGGCCCCTTACTCTTGTATCTACGGATCCAGTGGTAGGTGCACTTTGTCCCAATGTATTCCTGCGTGGTTCAGATCCTAACGAGCCGCATGAAGTCATCAAACCTACCAACCCTGCAGAGGCCCTTCGGGATGCTTACAAGCGATCGCAGCAGCTGGCTGACGACTTATGGAAACGGTGGATAAAAGAATACGTGCCGACAGTCAACCAGCGATCCAAGTGGTTCTCTGAAGCAGATCCTCTTAAGAAAGGAGATCTCGTGTACGTGGTAGATGGAAATCGACGTAAGGCATGGGTACGAGGAATCATCGAGCAGCCGATCATATCCGGTGACGGACGTGTACGGCAGGCATTGGTGCGCACATCGGGTGGTGTTTTCCGACGCGGAACGACTAATCTAGCAGTGCTAGAGATCGATGGTAGTACGGAAGGTGTTCAAAATGTGGGTCCAGAGAGTGCCGCTCACCATGCAACTTTTAAAATTAGCGGTAACTCTGAtccggtggctccagagagtggttCCGGACCAGGTTTACGGGTGGGGGACTGTTGA
- the LOC129752851 gene encoding uncharacterized protein LOC129752851 has product MSDPANETLTNVEKSTENRNCMYCEEDDSADNMVQCDMCNFWSHYRCAGVTDAVKKLPWNCKKCSNMLNVPKIRKPVKKVVSKRTGSAKSDAGSDSGRLREGRVSLQESLSLLEQESAAIEQQLEEEQVLHDRRLALERSINEKRRALHQRQQAEKLRQEKEQLELELADHKDFLIRQKQMRDQFQKMKADLSREFETESENESQDPDVSSDKTKRWVEKQNDPRGAYSKEAAAVPKLLKAGREAYNERHGVIVPEPEKYARSVKQHQQEQLGVSSKTDIRPKWDTPVKTTSEQRFKLLLEQRLKETGYGSREEPEINEPEDLELKELEEAFIKKLLERKGNFESSVPACHLSAGPTKEQLAARQAASKHLPTFRGEPEVWPQFISCFEYTTAACGFTNVDNLKRLQDSLQGLAKEAVQSRLLMPESVPEVIEDLRQLFGNPEKLLKSLVTKVRKVPAPRVDKLESFLYFGITVKQLCDHLVAAKLQDHLSNPMLVSELVNKLPSEYQLEWIRFKRGKIGLPLCMFADFMNGIVSEVSELADFKGEQKTVMDEGRNRYKRKERVNAHDVKVFPPSQNTTPVKSRRPCPMCNRTDHKLRFCDDFASISLFDRRKLVDRLKLCNLCLSDHGKIKCTFKVRCEIRSCRGAHHTLLHCNEEAVNVTVAECNPHHKRDRSVIFRMIPITLYHGGNAVETLAFLDEGASTTLVESSLADSLGVKGIPEPLVILWTGNVKRTEENSVKIDLLISSVDSRRKFMLSSAHTVGELKLPLQKASYGNIVEKYRHLSGVPLSSTKMEVPRVLIGLDNLHLFAPLESKVGAPGEPIAVRSALGWAIYGPDLRSEQRHSYFNHHLVQSLNNRELHDLMAEQYAQEELPSPFGQSMESEEIRRARDILESTTVRVGDRFETGLIWKQEPAFPDSYPMALNRLRSLERRFNREPHLQRNVNQQIEYYLTKGYCHKATKEELLNTNPSSVWYLPLNVVLNPKKPHKIRLVWDAAAKSQGVALNSFLLKGPDLLASLPAVISKFRERRVAVGGDIKEMYHQLRIRDADKQAQRFLFRFPKDDHPTVFVMDVATFGAASSPCSAQYIKNLNAQQFSTSYPAAAAAIVHRHYVDDYYDSFDTEEEAITRAKEVRFIHSKGGFEITNWTSNSTEVLRSLGIDGGSRESIHLNRDKATHYERVLGIMWDTQNDEFSFAVPTNVAATDAAPPKKREVLSTVMSLFDPIGLLAPFTVLGKMLMQDLWRAGCEWDQQIGGECLEKWRQWVAMFSRVEGVRIPRCNFGSTPSDQFGQIQLHIFTDAGENAFGCVAYLRICVEENVKCSLVLARSKVAPIKQLSIPRLELKAAVLGANLSLAVRNNHSLPIGQTYFWSDSQTVLSWIQSDQRRYQPFVGFRIGEILSLSKLTDWRYVPTKLNVADSLTKWGRLPNLSSDGSWFRGPEFLYQHPSKWPQQNLPAANTRTEIKAIHLFHGVELPSCFIDVTRFSKWNVVVRTVACIFRFISNCRRRVAGKPIEAVLSIPKLKRLIKVYVPFVVVPLRQDEHRCAENALFRLAQSDSYSDEIKTLQKNAELPFQNWFPLEKSSPLYKLVPLIDAHGVLRMEGRSEKAEFLPFDLRFPIILPRSHCITDLLVQQYHERFGHGYRETVKNEIKQRFVISGLTNLIKRAERSCVWCKVRKCLPKNPKMAALPVQRLTPFKRPFTFGGTFRSCP; this is encoded by the exons ATGTCGGATCCGGCGAATGAAACGCTGACGAATGTCGAAAAATCGACTGAAAATCGGAACTGTATGTACTGCGAGGAGGACGATAGTGCGGATAACATGGTCCAATGCGACATGTGCAACTTTTGGAGCCACTATCGGTGTGCAGGTGTCACTGACGCGGTGAAGAAATTACCCTGGAACTGCAAGAAGTGCAGTAATATGCTGAACGTTCCGAAAATAAGGAAACCGGTCAAGAAAGTTGTTTCCAAACGGACAGGCAGTGCCAAGAGCGATGCCGGGTCGGACTCCGGAAGACTACGAGAAGGTCGAGTATCCCTTCAAGAATCCCTGAGTCTATTGGAACAGGAATCGGCTGCGATCGAGCAGCAACTGGAGGAGGAACAAGTGTTGCATGATAGACGTTTGGCGCTTGAACGTTCTATCAACGAAAAAAGAAGAGCGCTGCACCAAAGGCAGCAAGCGGAAAAGCTTCGGCAGGAAAAGGAGCAGTTGGAGTTGGAACTAGCGGATCATAAGGACTTCCTGATCCGCCAGAAACAAATGCGGGATCAATTCCAGAAGATGAAAGCGGATTTAAGTCGGGAATTCGAAACGGAGAGCGAAAATGAGTCGCAAGATCCGGATGTTAGTTCGGACAAGACGAAGCGCTGGGTGGAGAAGCAGAACGATCCCCGTGGAGCTTACTCCAAGGAAGCTGCTGCCGTACCGAAGTTGCTCAAGGCCGGACGCGAGGCGTACAACGAACGGCATGGTGTTATAGTTCCAGAGCCAGAGAAATATGCTCGCTCGGTAAAACAACATCAACAGGAACAGTTAGGAGTTTCTTCGAAAACTGATATCCGTCCAAAATGGGATACGCCGGTGAAAACGACTTCCGAACAAcgtttcaaattattattggaaCAGCGTTTGAAAGAAACCGGGTATGGATCCAGGGAGGAACCGGAAATAAACGAACCGGAGGATTTAGAGCTGAAGGAGCTGGAAGAGGCTTTCATTAAGAAGTTGTTGGAGCGCAAAGGTAACTTTGAATCGAGTGTACCAGCATGTCACTTGAGTGCTGGACCAACCAAGGAGCAACTGGCTGCGCGTCAAGCTGCATCGAAGCACCTTCCTACTTTCCGCGGAGAGCCCGAGGTCTGGCCACAGTTCATAAGCTGCTTCGAATACACTACAGCGGCTTGTGGATTCACAAATGTGGACAATCTAAAAAGACTCCAGGACAGTCTACAAGGATTGGCGAAGGAAGCTGTTCAAAGCAGATTGCTCATGCCCGAATCTGTGCCGGAAGTGATCGAGGATCTGCGACAACTATTCGGCAATCCGGAGAAGCTGCTGAAGTCGCTTGTGACCAAAGTGCGGAAGGTGCCAGCCCCACGAGTGGACAAACTGgaatcttttttgtattttgggaTCACTGTCAAACAGTTGTGTGATCACTTAGTGGCAGCGAAACTGCAGGATCACCTGAGCAATCCCATGCTCGTTTCGGAACTGGTGAACAAGCTACCATCCGAATATCAGCTGGAGTGGATTCGTTTTAAGAGAGGTAAGATTGGCCTTCCTCTCTGTATGTTCGCCGATTTTATGAATGGAATCGTGTCAGAAGTTTCTGAACTGGCCGATTTCAAGGGAGAGCAGAAAACCGTGATGGATGAAGGGAGAAACCGGTATAAAAGGAAAGAGCGAGTGAATGCTCACGATGTTAAAGTGTTCCCGCCTTCGCAGAATACTACACCCGTGAAATCCAGAAGACCTTGCCCGATGTGCAATCGCACGGACCACAAATTGCGGTTCTGTGACGACTTCGCCTCAATCTCGTTGTTTGATCGTCGAAAGCTGGTTGACAGGCTGAAGTTGTGCAACCTTTGCCTGAGTGACCATGGTAAAATAAAATGTACTTTCAAGGTCCGGTGCGAGATACGAAGCTGCAGAGGAGCACACCATACGCTGTTACACTGCAATGAAGAAGCCGTCAACGTCACCGTCGCTGAGTGTAATCCACATCATAAGAGAGATCGGTCAGTAATCTTTCGAATGATACCGATTACTCTGTACCATGGGGGAAATGCAGTCGAAACGTTGGCGTTCCTGGACGAGGGAGCTTCAACAACACTCGTTGAGAGCTCATTAGCTGATTCGTTGGGCGTCAAGGGTATTCCGGAACCCCTGGTCATCCTGTGGACAGGAAATGTCAAGCGAACCGAagaaaattcagtaaaaatcgACCTACTGATATCCTCGGTAGATTCTCGACGGAAATTCATGCTGTCATCCGCCCATACCGTGGGAGAACTGAAGCTGCCATTGCAGAAGGCGAGTTACGGAAACATCGTAGAAAAGTATCGACACTTAAGCGGAGTCCCTTTGTCGAGCACCAAGATGGAGGTTCCCAGAGTTCTCATCGGTCTTGATAACCTACACTTATTCGCCCCTCTGGAGTCCAAGGTTGGTGCCCCGGGAGAACCGATTGCCGTGCGCTCAGCGCTGGGTTGGGCAATCTACGGTCCCGACTTGAGATCGGAACAGCGACATAGCTACTTCAATCACCATCTGGTTCAGAGTTTGAATAATCGGGAGCTTCACGATCTGATGGCGGAGCAGTACGCTCAGGAGGAATTGCCTTCACCGTTTGGTCAGTCTATGGAATCAGAGGAAATACGCAGAGCCCGGGACATCCTAGAATCGACCACCGTCCGTGTAGGCGACCGCTTCGAAACGGGACTCATCTGGAAACAGGAACCCGCCTTTCCTGACAGCTATCCAATGGCGTTGAATAGACTGAGGAGTCTTGAGCGACGGTTCAACCGAGAGCCACATCTGCAACGGAATGTAAACCAACAGATCGAATACTACCTTACCAAAGGCTACTGCCACAAGGCCACGAAAGAGGAACTGTTGAATACCAATCCTTCTTCCGTGTGGTATCTTCCTCTAAACGTAGTACTCAATCCGAAGAAACCACATAAGATACGCTTGGTGTGGGATGCAGCGGCCAAATCCCAAGGAGTTGCCCTCAATTCATTCCTTCTCAAAGGCCCCGACCTACTGGCATCACTTCCGGCAGTCATCAGCAAATTTCGAGAGCGTCGAGTTGCCGTGGGAGGTGACATAAAAGAAATGTACCATCAGCTCAGGATAAGAGATGCAGATAAGCAAGCGCAAAGGTTTTTGTTCCGTTTTCCGAAAGATGATCATCCAACTGTGTTCGTCATGGATGTGGCCACCTTCGGCGCTGCCAGTTCTCCGTGCTCGGCGCAATACATCAAGAACCTGAACGCCCAGCAGTTCTCTACAAGttatccagcagcagcagcagccatagTTCACCGTCATTACGTCGACGATTACTATGACAGTTTCGACACCGAAGAGGAAGCTATCACGCGGGCCAAAGAGGTACGTTTTATTCACTCGAAAGGTGGATTCGAAATCACAAACTGGACATCTAATTCCACTGAAGTTCTTCGAAGCCTGGGTATTgacggtggctccagagagtccaTCCATTTGAACCGAGATAAAGCAACACACTATGAACGGGTTCTCGGCATCATGTGGGATACACAGAACGATGAGTTCTCTTTTGCAGTACCTACAAACGTAGCTGCTACTGATGCAGCACCACCGAAGAAGCGTGAAGTCCTAAGCACGGTCATGTCTTTGTTTGATCCGATAGGACTGTTGGCTCCTTTTACAGTGCTTGGAAAGATGCTCATGCAGGACCTGTGGCGAGCGGGTTGCGAATGGGACCAGCAAATCGGCGGAGAGTGTTTAGAAAAGTGGCGACAGTGGGTCGCAATGTTTTCTCGGGTCGAGGGTGTTCGGATTCCAAGATGTAACTTTGGGTCGACACCTTCTGACCAATTTGGCCAAATTCAGCTCCACATCTTTACAGACGCTGGGGAAAATGCCTTTGGATGCGTCGCGTATCTGAGGATTTGCGTAGAGGAAAACGTAAAATGTTCGTTGGTGCTGGCTCGATCGAAAGTGGCACCGATTAAACAACTTTCCATTCCACGGCTTGAATTGAAGGCAGCAGTCTTGGGAGCGAACCTGAGTCTCGCTGTCAGGAACAATCATTCCCTTCCTATAGGCCAAACTTACTTCTGGAGCGATTCTCAAACCGTTCTCTCCTGGATTCAATCTGATCAACGTCGTTATCAACCCTTCGTCGGCTTTAGAATCGGAGAAATTCTGAGTCTCTCCAAGTTGACGGACTGGCGTTACGTTCCGACCAAACTGAATGTAGCAGATTCGCTCACCAAATGGGGTCGTCTTCCAAATCTTTCGAGCGATGGTTCTTGGTTTCGTGGCCCGGAGTTCCTGTACCAGCATCCGTCGAAATGGCCTCAGCAAAATCTTCCCGCAGCAAATACAAGAACAGAAATCAAAGCAATACATCTTTTCCATGGTGTTGAGCTTCCGAGTTGCTTTATCGACGTGACCAGATTTTCGAAATGGAATGTTGTAGTTCGCACAGTGGCGTGCATTTTTCGATTCATCTCCAACTGTCGGCGCAGAGTTGCTGGCAAACCCATCGAAGCTGTCCTGTCAATTCCAAAGCTCAAAAGGCTAATCAAGGTTTACGTTCCGTTTGTAGTTGTTCCGTTGCGGCAAGACGAGCATCGATGTGCAGAAAATGCTCTATTCAGGTTGGCTCAAAGCGATTCGTACAGCGACGAAATCAAGACACTGCAGAAGAATGCAGAGCTACCTTTCCAAAACTGGTTTCCACTAGAAAAGTCCAGCCCTCTCTACAAGCTAGTGCCCTTGATCGACGCCCATGGTGTGTTAAGGATGGAAGGTCGCTCTGAAAAGGCGGAGTTCCTCCCCTTCGATCTTCGATTCCCGATTATTCTACCAAGATCCCACTGTATCACGGATCTTTTGGTTCAACAATACCACGAGAGGTTTGGACACGGATATCGAGAAACGGTGAAGAACGAAATCAAGCAACGTTTTGTGATAAGCGGTCTCACCAACTTGATAAAACGAGCCGAGAGAAGCTGTGTGTGGTGTAAAGTCCGAAAATGTCTGCCGAAGAATCCCAAAATGGCTGCACTACCCGTCCAAAGATTAACCCCCTTCAAACGTCCATTTACTTTC GGCGGTACATTTAGAAGTTGCCCATAG